In Arthrobacter sp. SLBN-112, a genomic segment contains:
- the mihF gene encoding integration host factor, actinobacterial type, with protein MVLRPLSATERAEALGKAAAARATRAAAKESLRNGNRSAADIIGSALEDDALARMKVSELLEALPGIGKVRAAAIMQQLGIAASRRVRGLGVHQRRALVDFIDEH; from the coding sequence ATGGTTCTGCGACCTTTATCTGCGACTGAACGGGCTGAGGCCCTGGGCAAGGCGGCAGCGGCAAGGGCCACCCGGGCAGCGGCCAAGGAAAGCCTTCGAAACGGGAACAGGTCCGCGGCGGACATCATCGGCTCAGCCCTTGAGGACGACGCCCTTGCCCGGATGAAGGTGTCCGAACTGCTCGAGGCACTTCCCGGCATCGGGAAGGTCCGTGCCGCGGCCATCATGCAGCAGCTGGGCATCGCGGCTTCCCGCCGGGTCCGCGGGCTGGGCGTCCACCAGCGGCGGGCGCTGGTAGATTTTATAGACGAGCATTAG